A window of Desulfobacterales bacterium contains these coding sequences:
- a CDS encoding response regulator — translation MSPSTDQSPEWRILVIDDEADIRDILRMVLEDAGFQVETAEDGEAGLARCEARPPHIVITDIRMPGIDGIGVLEEIKRRYADMEVIVITAFSDMEVAIRALQLDASDFITKPINETALDVALNRAKDRYLSKKEIREYTALLEQQNAKTLQELIDSHAFRDKLIEYSMDGILGCDETGQVIIFNQSLQQMLGYSRETDFKALTLADVLPSDNYQLFFDALDGPGYGGRDRLFLFETELAAKSGERVPMQVSATRMFEEAKIAGLVCFFRDLREIRRLEQELADQGRILHQDKMMSLGRLAASIVHEINNPLSGMLNYMHLMKRILDRGPVSGKTHEQFQQHLALVESETSRCSKIVSSLLSFARTSQPVFLNIQASELLNRCVLLSQHKLKLQHIDCRVSIADDLPPIYGDFNQLQQCIINLIFNAVDAMPDGGKLEISAGAGQAGDRVVIRVRDSGPGIKESDLPRIFEPFFSTKNAGYGVGLGLSTVYGIVKHHEGSISAANEPAGGACFTLELPAAENQ, via the coding sequence ATGTCCCCAAGCACCGATCAGTCCCCTGAATGGCGGATTCTGGTTATTGATGACGAGGCGGATATTCGGGATATTCTGCGGATGGTTCTCGAAGACGCCGGATTTCAGGTGGAAACCGCTGAGGATGGAGAGGCCGGACTGGCCCGCTGCGAAGCCCGCCCGCCCCATATTGTGATCACGGATATCCGGATGCCGGGTATTGACGGGATAGGGGTGCTGGAAGAGATAAAGCGTCGATACGCGGATATGGAGGTGATCGTGATCACCGCCTTCAGCGATATGGAGGTGGCGATCCGCGCCCTTCAGCTGGATGCCTCGGATTTTATCACCAAGCCCATCAATGAAACCGCCCTGGATGTCGCCTTAAATCGCGCCAAAGACCGGTACCTGTCCAAAAAAGAAATCCGCGAATATACGGCGCTTTTAGAGCAGCAGAACGCTAAAACGCTACAGGAGCTGATTGACAGCCATGCCTTCCGGGACAAGCTGATCGAATATTCAATGGACGGCATCCTTGGCTGCGATGAAACCGGGCAGGTCATCATTTTTAATCAAAGCCTCCAGCAGATGCTGGGCTACAGCCGGGAAACCGATTTTAAGGCATTAACCCTCGCGGATGTTTTACCGTCCGATAATTATCAGCTCTTTTTTGATGCCCTGGACGGCCCCGGCTATGGCGGCAGGGATCGGCTGTTTCTCTTTGAAACCGAATTGGCGGCAAAATCAGGCGAGCGGGTCCCCATGCAGGTGTCTGCCACCCGGATGTTTGAAGAGGCAAAGATCGCCGGTTTGGTCTGCTTTTTTCGCGATCTTCGCGAAATCCGGCGGCTTGAGCAGGAACTGGCCGATCAGGGCCGGATTCTGCATCAGGATAAAATGATGTCCCTGGGTCGTCTGGCCGCAAGCATTGTCCATGAAATCAATAATCCGCTCTCCGGGATGCTAAACTACATGCACCTGATGAAGCGGATCCTGGATCGGGGGCCGGTTTCCGGCAAAACCCATGAACAGTTTCAGCAACACCTCGCTCTGGTTGAAAGCGAGACCAGCCGGTGCTCTAAAATTGTCTCCAGCCTGCTTTCATTTGCCCGGACATCCCAGCCGGTTTTTTTAAATATCCAGGCATCAGAGCTGTTGAATCGCTGCGTGCTGCTTTCCCAGCATAAATTAAAACTTCAGCATATCGACTGCCGGGTTTCCATTGCAGACGATCTCCCCCCCATTTACGGAGATTTCAACCAGCTCCAGCAGTGCATCATCAATCTGATATTCAATGCCGTGGATGCCATGCCGGACGGCGGAAAGCTTGAGATTTCAGCCGGGGCCGGCCAGGCGGGCGATAGGGTGGTTATCCGGGTCCGGGATTCGGGCCCGGGGATTAAGGAGTCGGATCTGCCCCGAATTTTTGAACCCTTTTTTTCCACCAAGAATGCGGGCTACGGTGTCGGCCTTGGTTTATCCACGGTCTACGGTATTGTAAAGCATCATGAGGGCAGTATCTCCGCGGCCAATGAACCTGCCGGGGGCGCCTGCTTTACCCTGGAGCTGCCTGCGGCGGAAAATCAATAG